A window of the Penaeus vannamei isolate JL-2024 chromosome 19, ASM4276789v1, whole genome shotgun sequence genome harbors these coding sequences:
- the LOC138859112 gene encoding TRPM8 channel-associated factor 3-like, with amino-acid sequence MAGNSGRLCSAAKTRDGEAVYLVNQSSNTCLSVTEGSSPDDAVVAMAPFSGALSQQWLRAGGQWLWGANPAFCLVPVDGTDDVGLGDANASSVSWSYDEASRIVVGSDALDVPLEEPRTRVILSPANDDVTQKWTIDLVSPEEPEYLINQSSKTCLGVRKGSTPGTAEVGMLNGNGLEEEQWFSAGDSWQWGGDRSYCLGPDYDARTVILEDSSTSSSVWYMDESERLRIGDYALNVPLHTPKTTVVLASPNDTKHQKWWKFSDLKTSLEGTEPPVYPFPGSDETSYNHEISRGLVNMLTPKSDPLPHPRDVLTFPGTVSPETPRVTKNVLLNLSVLGHDRDFRMVVPKDWQATDLYVPEGDLCQIILSEHLTIDQALQITARIGAHTDKLNPHSGTVENKKFKRMPVVSEVFNLFPGVNEIRSQYGGNLIFVFTEGENFMVNAEVRNVVEAPYFRHGVTSVEDWEAIKTRDAPHAVLESDKCVVVVPSSAAQELTDPGQLMTRYEEVLAMESYAAGFDGAEASPRGKYWLVGDLQISGGVAHSGFPVMFNRQSNDIANLETPYNWVTWHELGHNHQQGPYWCKAYGTESSVNLFSLYVQEQLFDADRLEEHNNYVTSADKVDGGMTFDEGDVWDRLVFLMEIKHAFPEGWQMFRQLFRTTRALSDDEAEYLTKVVQRQIDHVYKTLSKIVGYDLVLTYKRWGLGLSQTAKDEIQLLGLEKAPGDLSHRPPFAGKKQK; translated from the exons ATGGCAG GAAACAGCGGGCGTCTGTGCTCAGCCGCAAAGACTAGAGATGGCGAGGCTGTTTACCTGGTCAACCAGAGCTCAAACACCTGCCTCAGCGTCACCGAGGGATCGAGCCCCGATGACGCCGTGGTCGCCATGGCGCCCTTCAGCGGCGCCCTGAGCCAGCAGTGGCTCCGGGCGGGCGGCCAGTGGCTCTGGGGCGCCAACCCCGCCTTCTGCTTGGTGCCCGTCGACGGCACCGACGACGTGGGTCTGGGCGACGCCAACGCGTCCTCGGTGTCCTGGAGTTACGACGAGGCCAGCAGGATCGTGGTGGGATCGGATGCCCTGGACGTGCCCCTGGAGGAGCCCAGAACGAGGGTCATCCTGTCTCCTGCCAACGATGACGTCACGCAGAAGTGGACGATTGACCTGGTGTCGCCGGAGGAGCCGGAATACCTCATCAACCAGAGCAGCAAAACCTGCCTCGGAGTGCGGAAGGGGTCGACGCCAGGCACCGCGGAGGTCGGCATGCTCAACGGCAACGGACTCGAGGAAGAGCAGTGGTTCTCCGCAGGCGACTCGTGGCAGTGGGGCGGCGACCGGTCCTACTGCCTGGGCCCCGATTACGACGCCCGAACCGTAATCCTGGAGGATAGCAGCACCTCGTCTTCAGTGTGGTATATGGACGAATCTGAGAGGTTGAGGATCGGGGACTACGCGCTGAATGTCCCCTTGCACACCCCGAAGACGACCGTCGTCCTAGCCAGTCCCAACGACACCAAGCATCAAAAATGGTGGAAATTCTCTGATCTGAAAACATCTCTTGAAGGAACAGAACCGCCCGTGTATCCCTTCCCAGGCAGCGACGAGACTTCCTACAACCATGAAATATCCCGTGGTCTTGTAAACATGCTGACCCCTAAGAGCGACCCGCTGCCTCATCCTCGTGACGTCCTTACCTTCCCTGGCACGGTCAGCCCTGAAACGCCTCGGGTGACGAAAAATGTTCTTTTAAACCTCTCTGTTCTTGGCCATGACAGAGATTTCCGTATGGTAGTTCCAAAAGACTGGCAGGCTACGGACCTGTATGTGCCAGAAGGAGACCTCTGTCAGATTATTCTTTCAGAGCATTTAACGATTGACCAAGCTTTGCAAATCACTGCCCGAATCGGCGCTCACACGGACAAACTCAATCCTCACTCAGGTACTGTAGAGAATAAGAAGTTCAAGCGAATGCCAGTTGTGTCCGAGGTCTTCAATCTTTTCCCGGGTGTCAACGAAATTCGCAGTCAGTATGGAGGAAATCTGATATTTGTTTTCACCGAAGGGGAAAATTTTATGGTCAACGCAGAAGTCAGGAATGTGGTTGAAGCCCCGTATTTCCGGCATGGCGTGACTTCCGTTGAAGACTGGGAAGCTATCAAGACGCGAGATGCGCCGCACGCAGTGCTGGAGTCAGACAAGTGCGTGGTGGTCGTGCCTTCGTCGGCCGCTCAGGAACTCACGGATCCTGGTCAGCTGATGACCCGCTATGAAGAGGTTCTTGCTATGGAGAGTTACGCAGCAGGTTTCGATGGGGCGGAAGCTTCTCCTCGAGGGAAATATTGGTTGGTCGGAGACCTTCAGATCTCAGGTGGAGTTGCACATTCAGGCTTTCCTGTCATGTTCAATCGACAAAGCAATGACATTGCAAACCTGGAAACCCCCTACAATTGGGTGACCTGGCACGAGCTAGGACACAACCACCAGCAGGGGCCCTACTGGTGTAAAGCTTACGGCACTGAATCGTCCGTGAACCTTTTCTCACTCTACGTTCAGGAACAGCTGTTCGACGCCGACAGACTTGAGGAACACAACAACTACGTGACGTCAGCTGACAAGGTCGACGGCGGGATGACCTTCGACGAGGGGGACGTGTGGGACAGGCTGGTGTTCCTGATGGAGATCAAGCACGCCTTCCCCGAGGGATGGCAGATGTTCCGCCAGCTTTTCCGCACGACTCGCGCGCTCTCCGACGACGAGGCCGAATACCTGACGAAGGTTGTCCAAAGGCAGATCGACCATGTGTATAAAACCCTGAGTAAAATCGTGGGATACGACCTGGTGCTGACCTACAAACGATGGGGTCTCGGTCTGAGCCAAACCGCCAAGGACGAAATACAGCTGTTGGGCTTAGAGAAAGCCCCGGGGGACCTTTCCCACAGGCCTCCTTTCGCCGggaagaagcagaaataa
- the LOC113823851 gene encoding uncharacterized protein: MRHVVNFNPRTWVFPQDKYKQIIQYIKRAKLIYVITEDLTEFSMTGKSGKPPSPRDGEAVYLVNQSSNTCLSVTEGSSPDNAVVAMAPFSGALSQQWLRAGGQWLWGANPAFCLVPVDGTDDVGLGDANASSVSWSYDEASRIVVGSDALDVPLEEPRTRVILSPANDDVTQKWTVDLVSPEEPEYLINESSKTCLGVRKGSTPSDAYVGTLHGNGLEQQQWFFVGDTWQWGGNRSYCLGPDYDNRTVILEDTSTSASVWYMDEEQRLRIGEYAIDVPLTAPRTRVGLFKASDAIHQKWWRFSELKASLEGVEPPVYPFDGSDETTYNQEIHRGIINALSPKTEPLPHPRDVPTFPGTVDLETPRVTRKVTLDLSVLGQNRNFRMTVPKDWQATDLYVAEGDICQVILPETLTTDQALQITVRIGAYTDTLNPHSSNIENKKYKRMPVVSEVFDVFPGVNDIRSQYGGNLIFMYTEGEHFTVDVDVKNVVEAPYFRYGVTSAEDWEAIKTRAAPHAVLESDKCVVVVPSSAAQELTDPDQLMARYDEVLAMESYAAGFDETEAPPRGKYWLINDIQIGAGSAHSGFPAMFSRGSYDLANPDIPYSWVIWHELGHNHQQGPFWCKAYGNESSVNLFSLYIQEQLFNADRLEDMDGYVTAADKVDGGMTFDEGDVWDKLVFLMEIKFAFPDKGWEMFRQLYKATRALSDDEAHDITGSHQSQIDHAYKNLSKSAGYDLVLTYDRWGLELSEEAKQEIQQLGLEKAPGDLSHRPPSRKN; the protein is encoded by the exons ATGCGTCATGTAGTGAATTTTAACCCCAGGACTTGGGTGTTTCCAcaagataaatataaacaa ATAATTCAGTATATAAAGCGCGCAAAATTGATATATGTCATCACAGAAGATTTAACAGAATTCTCCATGACAG GTAAGAGTGGAAAACCTCCAAGCCCAAGAGATGGCGAGGCTGTTTACCTGGTCAACCAGAGCTCAAACACCTGCCTCAGCGTCACCGAGGGATCGAGCCCCGATAACGCCGTGGTCGCCATGGCGCCCTTCAGCGGCGCCCTGAGCCAGCAGTGGCTCCGGGCGGGCGGCCAGTGGCTCTGGGGCGCCAACCCCGCCTTCTGCTTGGTGCCCGTCGACGGCACCGACGACGTGGGTCTGGGCGACGCCAACGCGTCCTCGGTGTCCTGGAGTTACGACGAGGCCAGCAGGATCGTGGTGGGATCGGATGCCCTGGACGTGCCCCTGGAGGAGCCCAGAACGAGGGTCATCCTGTCTCCTGCCAACGATGACGTCACGCAGAAGTGGACGGTTGACCTGGTGTCGCCGGAGGAGCCGGAATACCTCATCAACGAGAGCAGCAAAACCTGCCTCGGAGTGCGGAAGGGATCAACACCGAGCGACGCTTACGTTGGCACGCTCCACGGCAACGGACTAGAACAACAACAGTGGTTCTTTGTGGGCGACACGTGGCAGTGGGGCGGCAACCGGTCCTACTGCCTCGGCCCTGACTACGACAACCGAACTGTGATCCTGGAGGACACGAGCACTTCTGCTTCAGTATGGTACATGGATGAGGAGCAAAGGCTGAGAATAGGAGAATATGCAATCGACGTACCCCTGACAGCCCCAAGAACAAGAGTTGGGTTGTTCAAAGCAAGTGACGCCATTCATCAAAAATGGTGGAGGTTCTCTGAGTTAAAAGCTTCACTCGAGGGAGTAGAACCACCTGTGTATCCCTTCGATGGCAGCGACGAAACTACCTATAACCAGGAAATACACAGAGGAATAATAAATGCGCTCAGTCCTAAGACGGAACCTCTGCCACACCCCCGTGACGTGCCTACCTTCCCGGGAACAGTTGATCTAGAAACGCCTCGAGTAACCAGAAAGGTCACTTTAGACCTTTCTGTACTTGGTCAGAATAGAAATTTTCGAATGACAGTTCCCAAAGACTGGCAAGCGACAGACCTGTATGTGGCAGAAGGTGATATCTGCCAAGTCATTCTGCCAGAAACTTTGACGACTGACCAGGCATTGCAGATCACAGTCCGCATTGGCGCATATACTGACACGCTTAATCCACATTCGAGCAAcattgaaaataagaaatataaacgaATGCCAGTCGTGTCTGAAGTATTTGATGTTTTCCCAGGTGTCAATGATATTCGAAGCCAGTATGGGGGAAACttaatattcatgtatacagaAGGTGAACATTTTACGGTTGACGTTGATGTCAAGAACGTGGTTGAAGCCCCGTATTTCCGGTATGGCGTGACCTCCGCTGAAGACTGGGAAGCTATCAAGACGCGAGCTGCGCCGCACGCAGTGCTGGAGTCAGACAAGTGCGTGGTGGTCGTGCCTTCGTCGGCCGCTCAGGAACTCACGGATCCTGATCAGCTGATGGCTCGCTATGACGAGGTTCTCGCTATGGAGAGTTACGCAGCAGGTTTCGATGAGACGGAAGCTCCTCCTCGAGGGAAGTATTGGTTGATCAATGATATTCAGATCGGCGCTGGAAGTGCTCATTCTGGTTTTCCGGCCATGTTCTCCCGCGGATCATACGATTTAGCCAATCCCGACATCCCTTACAGCTGGGTGATTTGGCATGAACTTGGCCACAACCACCAGCAAGGTCCTTTCTGGTGCAAAGCATATGGGAATGAATCGAGCGTCAACTTGTTCTCCCTGTACATCCAGGAGCAACTTTTCAACGCTGACAGACTAGAGGACATGGACGGCTACGTCACGGCTGCCGACAAAGTTGACGGCGGGATGACCTTCGACGAGGGAGACGTGTGGGACAAGCTGGTGTTCCTGATGGAGATCAAGTTCGCCTTCCCCGACAAAGGATGGGAGATGTTCCGCCAGCTGTACAAGGCGACCCGAGCGCTCTCTGACGACGAGGCGCACGACATCACCGGGAGCCATCAGTCGCAGATTGACCACGCGTACAAGAACCTCAGTAAGAGCGCAGGCTACGACCTCGTCCTGACTTACGACCGATGGGGCCTCGAGCTCAGCGAGGAGGCGAAGCAGGAGATTCAGCAACTGGGACTCGAGAAGGCTCCGGGGGACCTCTCGCACAGACCTCCTTCGCGCAAAAACTAA